Proteins encoded within one genomic window of Anopheles gambiae chromosome 3, idAnoGambNW_F1_1, whole genome shotgun sequence:
- the LOC1279410 gene encoding uncharacterized protein LOC1279410 yields MVLCMYFLNNSCRFGSRCNNEHIDIGSIVKTEVDVSLKGNQWPLSCFGPFKERNCIPSFIEDLSFEEIRMMYLEAKMQNNIPAHQMQLAQMINDAKAKMQCLTTMNRDILNTLVEIYNQQESSAKPTNAPLNTFASIGSGGSNAPASGIFGSGTSSNAFGSGFGSSAAIGGSNAGTAGSIFGSGSITGQASQSAGNIFGSAASTTSNIFAKPAQQPAAGNIFGMPQQPNPVFGGPAVMGGGLFGSVQQPQQPPAQNGASLFGGVTTATNPAAGGNLFASAATSAFGQPSGAGSGFGGASMFGNNAASSTPALGGFGTMAAAQPQQSSGLFNTVPFGSSAPTTASFGSFGSSMQAAPSANAPSSQNLFLSTPAANPFGASLGGNAFGAPAQATTVPQSATMYSSMDNVTAEHLAAFKADQFQLGRIPTVPPPKELCH; encoded by the exons ATGGTTCTTTGTATGTACTTTCTGAATAACAGTTGCCGATTTGGCTCCCGATGCAACAACGAGCACATCGACATTGG GTCGATTGTAAAAACTGAAGTGGACGTGTCGCTGAAAGGCAACCAATGGCCGCTGTCGTGTTTCGGACCGTTCAAGGAGCGAAACTGCATACCAAGTTTTATAGAAGATCTCAGCTTTGAAGAGATCCGGATGATGTATCTGGAGgccaaaatgcaaaacaacatCCCAGCGCACCAGATGCAGCTGGCGCAGATGATCAATGACGCCAAAGCAAAGATGCAATGTCTCACTACAATGAACAGAGACATTCTGAACACGTTGGTGGAAATTTACAACCAGCAGGAAAGCAGCGCCAAACCGACCAACGCTCCATTGAACACGTTTGCATCGATTGGATCGGGTGGAAGTAATGCTCCGGCGTCCGGCATATTTGGCAGTGGCACTAGTAGCAATGCGTTCGGATCTGGATTCGGATCCAGCGCTGCCATCGGTGGTAGTAACGCTGGCACTGCCGGCAGTATATTCGGCAGCGGTTCCATCACCGGCCAAGCGTCACAATCAGCTGGCAACATCTTTGGCTCAGCTGcctccaccaccagcaacataTTTGCCAAACCTGCACAGCAACCTGCCGCTGGAAATATCTTCGGCATGCCACAACAACCGAACCCCGTCTTTGGTGGTCCTGCCGTGATGGGCGGAGGACTGTTTGGAAGCGTacagcaaccacaacaaccaccTGCCCAAAATGGGGCATCACTGTTTGGCGGTGTGACAACGGCCACGAATCCAGCCGCTGGCGGCAACCTCTTTGCCAGTGCCGCTACCAGTGCATTTGGGCAGCCTTCGGGTGCTGGTTCCGGATTTGGTGGAGCTAGTATGTTTGgcaacaatgcagcatcctCTACTCCCGCTCTTGGAGGGTTTGGAACGATGGCCGCAGCCCAGCCACAGCAAAGCAGTGGTCTGTTTAATACCGTGCCTTTCGGCAGCAGTGCCCCGACGACTGCGTCTTTTGGATCATTTGGTTCATCGATGCAGGCTGCACCTTCAGCAAATGCACCCTCATCACAAAATTTGTTCCTGTCCACACCAGCGGCGAATCCGTTCGGCGCTTCTTTGGGTGGGAATGCTTTCGGTGCGCCAGCACAGGCTACGACAGTCCCACAATCAGCTACTATGTACAGCAGTATGGATAACGTTACAGCGGAGCATTTGGCTGCCTTTAAGGCCGATCAGTTTCAACTCGGACGAATTCCTACTGTACCACCACCAAAAGAGCTGTGTCACTGA
- the LOC1279407 gene encoding uncharacterized protein LOC1279407 isoform X2 — protein MLKDWLVRRRENPYPNREEKKLLAVETGLTYTQICNWFANWRRKLKNSGNDPIRKTWGNLIKNYNTNARGNVEQFSICSNDSIWGENGEESQDSRTSSSGEHPYTNRHRHHHHHRYHLGHQRQGQKYESNDNPANPLPYHVYAEAGDCAGDNNNSASCRNNNLDCRPFAEYMRVPEYGRIEECPSNEGLRDSYPPTAFRIDHCYTPRNYDTVFGLPEDTRCYKVTQFDGSYDPESGARLEPIILTAAPAHYGRSFTAKDAPNGGTLYLTPSTTLSPAAGAPTITSGRSRSSKYKSSIMEKYLRDLGELEASDEPVDEPTTMMPVLMATIPFQQKHCVHAHGHGLQLQAPAAISYDTAVLRGPPSLTKWLESAAKFTPSKHNYIDWECSGKQSTTKRRLDSGGNYYAITDSGSDGGCKYAAPLYGESIQPSIGSLEHQKDELDAAEALTKLANNFRTKFSA, from the exons ATGCTCAAGGACTGGCTGGTGAGGCGCCGGGAAAACCCGTACCCCAAccgggaggaaaaaaagctgCTCGCCGTTGAGACGGGCTTAACATACACCCAGATCTGCAACTGGTTCGCGAACTGGCGCCGAAAGCTCAAGAACTCTGGCAACGATCCGATCCGCAAGACGTGGGGCAATCTGATCAAGAACTACAACACCAACGCACGAGGCAACGTGGAGCAGTTTAGCATCTGCTCGAACGATAGCATTTGGGGCGAGAACGGGGAAGAGTCGCAAGATTCGCGAACGTCCAGCTCGGGCGAACATCCTTACACCAATCGTCACaggcatcatcaccatcaccgctATCATCTTGGTCATCAGCGGCAGGGTCAAAAGTATGAGAGCAACGACAACCCTGCTAACCCGTTGCCCTACCACGTGTATGCCGAGGCAGGTGACTGTGCTGGCGATAATAACAATAGTGCCTCGTGTCGGAACAATAACCTAGACTGCAGACCATTTGCCGAGTACATGCGAGTTCCGGAGTATGGTCGTATTGAGGAATGTCCGAGCAACGAAGGCTTACGGGATAGCTATCCTCCGACCGCGTTTCGAATAGATCACTGCTATACTCCACGTAACTACGACACCGTCTTCGGGCTGCCCGAGGACACGCGATGCTACAAG GTCACACAGTTCGACGGATCTTACGATCCAGAGAGTGGAgcaaggcttgaacccatcaTTCTCACTGCCGCACCTGCTCACTATGGCCGTTCGTTCACGGCAAAAGATGCTCCCAATGGGGGCACGCTCTATCTGACGCCGTCCACCACCCTCTCTCCTGCTGCTGGCGCTCCCACAATCACCAGTGGAAGATCTCGATCGAGCAAGTACAAGAGCAGCATCATGGAAAAGTACCTGCGCGATCTAGGCGAACTAGAAGCGTCCGATGAACCGGTGGATGAACCGACCACCATGATGCCGGTACTGATGGCTACCATACCGTTTCAGCAGAAACACTGTGTTCATGCCCACGGCCACGGACTGCAGCTACAGGCTCCAGCAGCGATCAGTTACGATACCGCCGTGTTACGCGGGCCGCCGTCACTAACGAAGTGGCTAGAAAGTGCCGCCAAGTTTACACCGTCCAAGCACAACTACATCGATTGGGAATGCTCTGG GAAACAATCGACAACGAAGAGGCGGTTAGACTCTGGCGGAAACTATTACGCCATTACGGACAGTGGTAGTGATGGTGGTTGCAAATATGCTGCACCACTATACGGGGAATCGATACAGCCAAGCATTGGCAGTCTTGAGCACCAGAAGGATGAGCTCGATGCGGCGGAGGCACTGACGAAGCTTGCGAACAATTTTCGAACGAAATTTTCCGCCTAA
- the LOC1279407 gene encoding uncharacterized protein LOC1279407 isoform X1 yields the protein MDKPSRPVRNRKRSRKAWPPGDSHRPVKRLFTPEIKRMLKDWLVRRRENPYPNREEKKLLAVETGLTYTQICNWFANWRRKLKNSGNDPIRKTWGNLIKNYNTNARGNVEQFSICSNDSIWGENGEESQDSRTSSSGEHPYTNRHRHHHHHRYHLGHQRQGQKYESNDNPANPLPYHVYAEAGDCAGDNNNSASCRNNNLDCRPFAEYMRVPEYGRIEECPSNEGLRDSYPPTAFRIDHCYTPRNYDTVFGLPEDTRCYKVTQFDGSYDPESGARLEPIILTAAPAHYGRSFTAKDAPNGGTLYLTPSTTLSPAAGAPTITSGRSRSSKYKSSIMEKYLRDLGELEASDEPVDEPTTMMPVLMATIPFQQKHCVHAHGHGLQLQAPAAISYDTAVLRGPPSLTKWLESAAKFTPSKHNYIDWECSGKQSTTKRRLDSGGNYYAITDSGSDGGCKYAAPLYGESIQPSIGSLEHQKDELDAAEALTKLANNFRTKFSA from the exons ATGGATAAACCGTCGCGACCGGTGCGAAATCGTAAGCGTAGTAG AAAAGCATGGCCACCGGGCGATAGCCACCGTCCGGTAAAACGGCTATTTACACCGGAAATTAAGCGAATGCTCAAGGACTGGCTGGTGAGGCGCCGGGAAAACCCGTACCCCAAccgggaggaaaaaaagctgCTCGCCGTTGAGACGGGCTTAACATACACCCAGATCTGCAACTGGTTCGCGAACTGGCGCCGAAAGCTCAAGAACTCTGGCAACGATCCGATCCGCAAGACGTGGGGCAATCTGATCAAGAACTACAACACCAACGCACGAGGCAACGTGGAGCAGTTTAGCATCTGCTCGAACGATAGCATTTGGGGCGAGAACGGGGAAGAGTCGCAAGATTCGCGAACGTCCAGCTCGGGCGAACATCCTTACACCAATCGTCACaggcatcatcaccatcaccgctATCATCTTGGTCATCAGCGGCAGGGTCAAAAGTATGAGAGCAACGACAACCCTGCTAACCCGTTGCCCTACCACGTGTATGCCGAGGCAGGTGACTGTGCTGGCGATAATAACAATAGTGCCTCGTGTCGGAACAATAACCTAGACTGCAGACCATTTGCCGAGTACATGCGAGTTCCGGAGTATGGTCGTATTGAGGAATGTCCGAGCAACGAAGGCTTACGGGATAGCTATCCTCCGACCGCGTTTCGAATAGATCACTGCTATACTCCACGTAACTACGACACCGTCTTCGGGCTGCCCGAGGACACGCGATGCTACAAG GTCACACAGTTCGACGGATCTTACGATCCAGAGAGTGGAgcaaggcttgaacccatcaTTCTCACTGCCGCACCTGCTCACTATGGCCGTTCGTTCACGGCAAAAGATGCTCCCAATGGGGGCACGCTCTATCTGACGCCGTCCACCACCCTCTCTCCTGCTGCTGGCGCTCCCACAATCACCAGTGGAAGATCTCGATCGAGCAAGTACAAGAGCAGCATCATGGAAAAGTACCTGCGCGATCTAGGCGAACTAGAAGCGTCCGATGAACCGGTGGATGAACCGACCACCATGATGCCGGTACTGATGGCTACCATACCGTTTCAGCAGAAACACTGTGTTCATGCCCACGGCCACGGACTGCAGCTACAGGCTCCAGCAGCGATCAGTTACGATACCGCCGTGTTACGCGGGCCGCCGTCACTAACGAAGTGGCTAGAAAGTGCCGCCAAGTTTACACCGTCCAAGCACAACTACATCGATTGGGAATGCTCTGG GAAACAATCGACAACGAAGAGGCGGTTAGACTCTGGCGGAAACTATTACGCCATTACGGACAGTGGTAGTGATGGTGGTTGCAAATATGCTGCACCACTATACGGGGAATCGATACAGCCAAGCATTGGCAGTCTTGAGCACCAGAAGGATGAGCTCGATGCGGCGGAGGCACTGACGAAGCTTGCGAACAATTTTCGAACGAAATTTTCCGCCTAA
- the LOC1279409 gene encoding large ribosomal subunit protein uL10m translates to MSNLIINGLLQSRNPLLTFRRFRGKINIQRPRPPHYERARVLEVIKPYYKKPEFNAPCIDAERAKEMKSKLDNPYETIIAREARNWFEHSNLVAFVHVNSIKQEDMFKALVALHRHNVSVKVYGKSIMRKAVADTRFEAILPLFEAKTAIIFSPEVQKIKQVLSVLKKTPQLVLMGGIVEGRLLSKNEFMAYATMPDIATVRAQFAAVLDSVGGKIVGDLQCHQSQLVNLLDAYAKNNSKPSEASPADEKVDS, encoded by the exons ATGTCGAATTTGATAATAAATG GTCTATTACAATCGCGCAACCCGCTGCTTACGTTTCGCCGGTTCCGGGGAAAGATCAACATCCAGCGACCGCGGCCACCGCATTACGAAAGAGCTCGTGTGCTCGAGGTGATAAAACCGTACTACAAAAAGCCAGAGTTTAACGCACCATGCATTGACGCCGAACGAGCGAAGGAAATGAAAAGTAAGCTGGACAATCCGTACGAAACCATAATTGCGCGAGAGGCCCGGAACTGGTTCGAACACAGCAACCTCGTCGCATTCGTCCATGTGAACTCGATCAAGCAGGAGGATATGTTCAAGGCTCTGGTGGCGCTCCATCGGCACAACGTCTCGGTGAAGGTGTACGGTAAATCGATAATGCGAAAAGCCGTTGCAGACACCCGGTTTGAAGCGATATTGCCACTGTTCGAAGCGAAAACCGCCATCATCTTCAGCCCGGAAGTGCAAAAGATTAAACAGGTGCTGAGCGTGCTCAAGAAGACGCCCCAACTAGTACTGATGGGCGGTATTGTGGAAGGAAGGCTGCTGAGCAAAAATGAGTTCATGGCTTACGCTACCATGCCCGACATTGCGACGGTTCGTGCGCAGTTTGCCGCCGTGCTGGACAGTGTCGGTGGCAAGATCGTGGGAGATCTGCAATGTCACCAAAGCCAGTTGGTAAACCTGTTGGATGCGTACGCAAAGAACAATTCAAAACCCAGTGAAGCAAGTCCAGCTGATGAAAAGGTGGACAGTTGA